Proteins encoded by one window of Winogradskyella sp. PG-2:
- a CDS encoding ribonuclease H-like YkuK family protein: MKIAQQQWRNFSGKVFDQPITDIVENAIIREQKAGYRLKICVGSDSQAYKSHVEYATVIVVLREGKGGFMFMTNYKGTKRIGIKERMLKEVSMSVEVAYSICDLLDTYNVDLEVHADINTDPKFQSNAALKDAMGYILGMGFVFKAKPYAFASSSCADKVV; the protein is encoded by the coding sequence ATGAAAATTGCACAACAACAATGGAGAAATTTTAGTGGTAAAGTATTTGATCAACCAATTACTGATATTGTTGAAAATGCCATTATAAGAGAGCAAAAAGCAGGATATCGTCTTAAGATTTGTGTAGGTTCGGATTCTCAAGCCTATAAATCTCACGTCGAGTATGCCACAGTTATAGTAGTACTACGAGAAGGAAAAGGAGGTTTTATGTTTATGACCAATTATAAAGGCACAAAACGTATTGGTATTAAAGAACGAATGTTAAAAGAAGTAAGTATGTCTGTTGAGGTTGCTTATAGCATTTGTGATTTATTAGATACCTACAATGTAGATTTAGAAGTACATGCAGATATCAATACGGATCCAAAGTTTCAATCTAATGCAGCGCTTAAAGATGCAATGGGTTATATCCTAGGAATGGGGTTTGTCTTTAAAGCGAAGCCATATGCTTTCGCAAGCTCGTCTTGTGCAGATAAGGTGGTTTAA
- a CDS encoding alpha-ketoglutarate-dependent dioxygenase AlkB, with protein sequence MEGIIYIENFLSNHRWLFETLLNNIIWDESMINRKTASFGRPYNYSQMEYPFQEFTSEMKEIINSIEEFLEIRPNNCLINYYENGNSRMGYHSDQIDILEENTGVIIISLGETRTLQFRNIEDRENTVGFNLVSGSLIYMNNEVQNLWQHAIIKSDTENGRMSLTFRKLK encoded by the coding sequence ATGGAAGGAATAATTTATATAGAAAACTTTTTAAGTAATCATAGGTGGTTATTTGAAACTTTATTGAACAATATAATTTGGGATGAGAGTATGATAAATAGAAAAACAGCAAGTTTTGGAAGACCTTATAATTACTCTCAAATGGAATATCCTTTTCAGGAGTTCACATCAGAAATGAAAGAAATTATAAATTCTATTGAAGAATTTCTAGAAATTAGACCTAACAATTGCTTGATCAATTATTATGAAAATGGAAATTCAAGAATGGGATATCATTCTGATCAAATAGACATACTTGAAGAAAATACAGGAGTCATTATTATTTCTTTAGGCGAGACGAGGACACTTCAATTCAGAAATATAGAAGATAGAGAAAATACTGTTGGCTTTAATCTGGTATCTGGCTCTTTGATTTATATGAATAATGAAGTGCAAAATTTATGGCAACATGCTATCATAAAATCAGATACAGAAAACGGAAGAATGAGCTTAACATTTAGAAAATTAAAATAA
- a CDS encoding slipin family protein: MNRVRIHAGMVGLVFKNGNYTRVITAGKHWINFREQVVKYSLSQPFNAPRALEILLKDQALAELLTVIEVKDNEIVLVYENGNFKQVLIAGRYTYWNSLIDYKFVTADLSKIEITENIEKAIYNKPELSRFIRVFEVAAYEKAIMIVNDKFEKTLEHGTYHFWRNDQTIKIAKADLRQLQLEIAGQELLTKDKATVRINFYAQFKVANIETALMHNKDYEKQLYIILQLALRAFVGAYTLDELLEQKETIAKAVLTDVKTQASKLGVNVLHTGIRDVILPGDMKDIMNQVLIAHKKAQANVVTRREETASTRSLLNTAKLMEDNTMLFKLKEMEYVEKIADKIGEITVAGNGNVIEQLKDIFSVNK, encoded by the coding sequence ATGAACAGAGTAAGAATTCATGCAGGTATGGTAGGTTTAGTGTTTAAAAATGGTAATTATACTCGTGTAATTACCGCAGGTAAGCATTGGATAAACTTTAGAGAGCAAGTTGTAAAATACAGCTTATCTCAACCATTTAACGCGCCAAGAGCCTTAGAGATCTTACTTAAAGATCAGGCTTTGGCAGAACTATTAACCGTAATTGAAGTTAAGGATAATGAGATTGTTTTGGTATACGAAAACGGCAACTTTAAGCAAGTATTAATCGCTGGTCGTTACACGTATTGGAATAGCTTGATCGATTATAAATTTGTAACGGCAGATTTAAGCAAAATCGAAATTACAGAGAACATTGAAAAAGCAATTTACAACAAGCCAGAATTGAGCAGATTCATTAGAGTATTTGAAGTAGCTGCTTACGAAAAAGCGATTATGATTGTAAACGATAAGTTTGAAAAAACTTTAGAACATGGTACTTACCATTTCTGGAGAAATGACCAAACTATTAAAATCGCAAAAGCCGATTTACGTCAGTTGCAATTAGAAATTGCTGGTCAAGAATTGTTAACCAAAGATAAAGCAACCGTTCGTATTAACTTTTATGCACAATTTAAAGTCGCAAACATTGAGACTGCATTAATGCATAATAAAGATTACGAAAAGCAATTGTATATTATCTTGCAGTTGGCATTGAGAGCATTTGTTGGCGCTTATACATTAGATGAATTGTTAGAGCAAAAGGAAACTATTGCTAAAGCCGTTTTAACTGATGTAAAAACACAAGCTAGCAAATTGGGTGTAAACGTATTACATACAGGTATTAGAGATGTGATCTTACCAGGAGATATGAAAGATATCATGAACCAAGTATTGATTGCTCACAAAAAAGCACAAGCTAATGTGGTGACAAGACGTGAAGAAACAGCATCTACAAGAAGCTTGTTAAATACCGCAAAATTAATGGAGGACAACACTATGTTGTTTAAATTAAAAGAGATGGAATACGTGGAGAAAATTGCTGATAAAATTGGTGAGATTACAGTTGCTGGAAACGGTAACGTTATTGAACAATTAAAGGATATTTTTTCTGTGAATAAATAG
- a CDS encoding RtcB family protein: MKTKITGHDLIALGYRQGKWMKDAITHINENALEGEAMKTYLEQFKSPDPIALHKKPLTFSINIKAENDEEKDNVDKVINSMQTLMKTPTLVGGAIMPDACPAGPDGTIPVGGVAVAKNAIHPGMHSADICCSVMLTDFGKADPKDILDAAHANTHFGPGGRDRDSQFRFPAELLEAFEANYFLGDKDMIKMARAHLGTQGDGNHFLFVGTSKKTGNTMMVTHHGSRGPGARLYSKSMKIAERFRKELSPDTKKQNAWIPFDTEEGKNYWDALQVIRQWTKRNHEVLHNSVAETLEVNIENRYWNEHNFVFKDGDLFYHAKGATPLDPKFMPDITGPRLIPLNMSEPVLIVEGTTTDSNLGFAPHGAGRNVSRTQHRKSKTGSTMQIFKEETRGLDVRFFSKEIDITELPSAYKNAKAVRAQMDEFGLGKVIDEVMPYGCIMAGDFQKNAPWKLRREKRNKTRR; the protein is encoded by the coding sequence ATGAAAACAAAAATCACAGGACACGATTTAATCGCTTTAGGTTATAGACAAGGGAAATGGATGAAAGATGCCATTACTCATATTAATGAGAATGCCTTAGAAGGAGAGGCTATGAAAACCTATTTAGAGCAATTTAAATCACCAGATCCTATTGCATTACATAAAAAGCCATTGACGTTTTCTATAAACATTAAAGCAGAAAATGACGAGGAAAAAGATAATGTAGATAAGGTGATTAACTCTATGCAAACCTTAATGAAAACACCAACATTAGTGGGTGGAGCGATTATGCCAGATGCTTGTCCTGCAGGTCCAGATGGAACCATCCCAGTTGGTGGTGTTGCGGTGGCTAAAAATGCTATTCATCCAGGAATGCATAGTGCAGATATTTGTTGTTCTGTCATGTTAACCGATTTTGGTAAAGCAGATCCAAAAGACATTTTAGATGCAGCACATGCTAATACGCATTTTGGTCCAGGCGGACGCGATAGAGATTCTCAGTTTAGATTTCCAGCGGAATTATTAGAAGCTTTTGAAGCCAACTATTTCTTGGGTGATAAAGACATGATTAAAATGGCTAGAGCACACTTGGGAACTCAAGGAGATGGCAACCATTTCTTATTTGTCGGCACGTCTAAAAAAACAGGAAACACGATGATGGTTACACATCATGGTTCTAGAGGTCCAGGTGCGAGGTTATATTCAAAGAGTATGAAAATTGCTGAACGTTTTAGAAAAGAGTTGTCACCAGATACTAAGAAGCAAAATGCTTGGATTCCTTTTGATACTGAAGAAGGAAAAAACTATTGGGATGCTTTGCAAGTGATAAGACAATGGACAAAAAGGAATCATGAAGTATTGCATAATTCGGTAGCTGAAACTTTAGAGGTTAACATTGAAAATAGATACTGGAACGAGCATAACTTCGTCTTTAAAGATGGTGATTTGTTTTACCACGCAAAAGGTGCAACACCATTAGACCCTAAGTTTATGCCAGATATTACTGGACCACGATTGATTCCTTTAAATATGAGCGAACCTGTTTTAATTGTTGAAGGCACTACCACAGATTCAAACTTAGGTTTTGCACCACATGGTGCTGGTAGAAATGTAAGTAGAACACAACATAGAAAAAGTAAAACTGGTTCTACGATGCAAATCTTTAAAGAAGAAACACGTGGATTAGATGTGAGATTCTTTTCTAAAGAAATTGATATTACTGAATTACCTTCTGCTTATAAAAACGCAAAAGCCGTTAGAGCACAAATGGATGAATTTGGTTTAGGAAAAGTCATTGACGAAGTGATGCCTTATGGTTGTATTATGGCTGGAGATTTTCAGAAGAATGCACCCTGGAAATTGAGACGTGAGAAACGTAATAAAACTAGACGTTAA
- a CDS encoding YceI family protein, translating into MKRITFFILVLISISAVGQNKYLTKTGTLNFEASVPSFEEVAAKNNSVTAILNTENGEFAALALVKAFRFKNALMEEHFNENYAESDGHPKAIFKGKLKTFDFNSLSETSSTSSIDGTLTFHGVTKELKGISLTIKMVDDKIILSGNFKVMVSDFNIEIPKIVANKLSDEVSVAFNFELVKK; encoded by the coding sequence ATGAAAAGAATAACATTTTTTATACTCGTACTAATTAGCATTAGTGCAGTAGGTCAAAACAAATACTTAACAAAAACTGGTACACTTAATTTTGAAGCTTCTGTCCCTTCTTTTGAAGAAGTTGCAGCTAAAAATAATTCAGTGACAGCGATATTAAATACTGAGAATGGGGAATTTGCTGCCTTAGCATTAGTCAAAGCTTTTCGCTTTAAAAATGCATTAATGGAAGAACATTTTAACGAAAATTATGCTGAATCAGATGGTCATCCTAAAGCTATATTTAAAGGTAAACTAAAAACTTTTGATTTTAATTCTTTAAGTGAAACTAGTAGTACATCATCTATTGATGGCACGTTAACTTTTCATGGAGTTACTAAAGAATTGAAAGGGATTTCACTTACCATAAAAATGGTAGATGATAAAATTATATTATCTGGTAACTTTAAAGTAATGGTCTCAGATTTTAATATTGAGATTCCTAAAATTGTAGCTAATAAACTCTCAGATGAAGTTTCTGTAGCATTTAATTTTGAATTAGTTAAAAAGTAA
- a CDS encoding DUF5777 family beta-barrel protein, translating into MKYYFLLLLFLSISINAQDDLFSEIDTDSVGDQYATAAFKGLKIVNFESTKLVAKKELVFMVSHRFGSIENGFDTFFGLDDAVTRMSFIYGISDGFNIGVSRSSFQKIYQASAKYRLVRQKDNGFPFTVVAFNSILINTSFEEDNLPKIKFKDRLGYTAQLLISKKLSSKLSLELAPTFFHENLVPFNEQHNSQYAIGFGGRHKLSKRWSVNVDYGWHLNRADNSPFKNPLSIGFDLETGGHVFQMHFSNAQAMNTNGFLGQATGDWSDGDIYFGFNLSRVF; encoded by the coding sequence ATGAAATATTACTTTTTACTCCTATTATTTCTGAGCATTTCAATTAATGCCCAAGATGACTTATTTAGTGAAATAGATACAGATTCTGTAGGCGACCAGTATGCTACAGCAGCCTTTAAAGGCTTAAAAATTGTAAATTTTGAATCCACAAAACTAGTCGCTAAAAAAGAGCTAGTATTTATGGTGTCACACAGATTTGGAAGTATTGAAAATGGCTTTGATACATTCTTTGGCCTAGATGATGCTGTGACAAGAATGAGTTTTATATATGGAATTTCTGATGGTTTTAATATTGGTGTCTCTCGTAGCTCATTTCAGAAAATATATCAGGCTTCTGCAAAATACAGGTTGGTAAGACAAAAAGATAATGGATTCCCGTTTACTGTAGTTGCCTTTAATTCAATCTTAATTAATACTTCTTTTGAAGAAGATAATCTTCCGAAGATAAAATTCAAAGATCGTTTAGGTTATACTGCTCAATTACTAATATCTAAAAAGCTAAGTTCAAAATTGTCGTTAGAATTAGCGCCTACTTTTTTTCACGAAAATCTAGTGCCTTTCAATGAACAGCATAATTCTCAATATGCCATTGGTTTTGGAGGTCGCCACAAATTAAGTAAAAGATGGTCTGTTAATGTAGATTATGGTTGGCATTTAAACAGAGCTGATAATTCCCCATTTAAAAATCCTTTATCCATAGGTTTTGATTTAGAAACCGGAGGACATGTATTTCAGATGCATTTCTCTAATGCCCAAGCTATGAATACTAATGGGTTTTTAGGACAAGCCACTGGAGATTGGTCAGATGGTGATATTTATTTTGGATTTAACTTAAGTCGTGTTTTTTAA
- a CDS encoding OB-fold protein, with product MKKWIIILLVIIVAAIVGYNYIYQDHRDIKNEDAEFVMSSDDIAIKFSENATEAEQTFLNKTIEVSGIISELNTNDLTLNYKVFCQFENEVINNTKINSEIKIKGRVIGYDDLLEQVKLDQCAIIK from the coding sequence ATGAAAAAATGGATTATTATCTTGCTAGTTATAATTGTAGCTGCAATAGTGGGTTATAATTATATCTATCAAGATCATAGAGACATAAAAAATGAAGATGCAGAATTTGTAATGTCATCTGATGATATAGCAATTAAGTTTTCTGAAAATGCCACTGAAGCAGAACAAACATTTTTAAATAAAACCATAGAGGTCTCTGGTATAATCTCTGAGCTTAACACAAATGACCTTACTTTAAATTATAAAGTATTTTGTCAATTTGAAAATGAAGTAATTAATAACACCAAAATTAATTCTGAAATAAAAATTAAAGGTCGTGTCATAGGATACGATGATTTATTAGAGCAAGTAAAACTAGATCAATGTGCAATAATCAAATAA
- a CDS encoding RNA polymerase sigma factor: MSKSLNENICEASTFERVYNKYADDIHNFLYYKYGAQFNPRDKAQEAFIKLWDNCKKVTFAKAKSFLFTVANNMMLNEIKHQKVVLNHTKTKPKHYTNETPEFVLEEQEYLNAYNKVLSGLKEEQRVAFLMSKVEGKKHSEIAELLGVTQKVVEYRIYSAFNILKKELEGFKIK; the protein is encoded by the coding sequence TTGTCAAAAAGTCTAAACGAAAACATCTGTGAAGCATCTACATTTGAGCGTGTTTACAATAAGTACGCAGATGATATTCATAATTTTTTATATTATAAATACGGAGCACAATTTAACCCAAGAGATAAAGCTCAAGAGGCATTTATAAAGTTATGGGATAATTGCAAAAAAGTAACATTTGCTAAAGCTAAGTCGTTTTTATTTACAGTAGCAAATAATATGATGCTTAATGAGATTAAACATCAAAAAGTGGTTTTAAATCATACAAAGACAAAACCTAAGCATTATACTAATGAGACTCCAGAGTTTGTTTTAGAAGAACAAGAATATTTGAATGCATATAACAAAGTGCTTTCTGGGTTAAAAGAAGAACAGCGTGTTGCTTTTTTAATGAGTAAAGTAGAAGGGAAAAAGCATAGTGAAATTGCAGAACTTTTAGGCGTAACTCAAAAAGTCGTTGAATATAGAATTTATAGTGCGTTTAATATTCTTAAAAAAGAGTTAGAGGGTTTTAAAATAAAATAA
- a CDS encoding FecR family protein has product MMADDLLKKWLNDELTGAEKEAFSKQSDYAINRNIIDKAQYFKASEFSKVDSFETFRKAYQNKPSEKRITWIKPLLRVAAVLLISFSLYFTVFNKNTIEEQTLLSEKTTLSLPDLSQVTLNADSKITYDANNWDSKRSLNLEGEAYFKVAKGKTFDVHTNNGVVTVVGTEFNVKARKNYFEVVCYEGIVKVVSGTVIRQLTAGQTYRILNNTFSEDTIRDIVPQWTINKSRFKRIPIAEVIEELERQYNIKVDFSNVDTTRLFSGGFVHNNLENALISITKPMNLAFEISSSNQVLINGKTN; this is encoded by the coding sequence ATGATGGCGGACGATTTATTAAAAAAATGGTTAAATGATGAGCTTACAGGTGCTGAAAAAGAAGCATTTAGTAAGCAATCTGACTATGCAATAAATCGAAATATAATTGATAAAGCACAGTACTTTAAAGCATCAGAGTTTTCTAAAGTTGATAGTTTTGAAACATTTAGAAAAGCATATCAAAATAAACCTTCTGAAAAGCGTATCACTTGGATAAAACCATTGTTAAGAGTTGCAGCCGTATTGTTAATTTCGTTTAGTCTATATTTTACAGTTTTCAATAAAAATACGATTGAAGAGCAGACTTTATTAAGTGAAAAAACGACTTTAAGCTTACCTGATTTATCTCAAGTGACTTTAAATGCAGATTCTAAAATAACTTATGATGCTAATAATTGGGATTCTAAAAGGAGCTTAAATTTAGAAGGTGAAGCCTATTTTAAGGTAGCCAAGGGTAAAACTTTTGATGTTCATACAAATAATGGTGTAGTAACCGTTGTTGGTACAGAATTTAACGTAAAAGCACGTAAAAATTATTTCGAAGTCGTTTGTTATGAAGGTATTGTAAAAGTAGTTTCAGGTACTGTTATAAGACAATTAACAGCAGGACAAACCTATCGTATCTTAAATAATACCTTTAGTGAAGATACAATAAGAGATATAGTACCACAATGGACCATTAATAAAAGTCGTTTTAAGCGTATTCCTATTGCAGAGGTCATTGAAGAGTTAGAGAGACAATACAATATAAAAGTTGATTTTAGTAATGTAGATACTACCAGATTATTTTCAGGTGGATTTGTACATAACAACCTTGAAAACGCCTTAATATCCATAACGAAACCTATGAATTTGGCTTTTGAAATTAGTTCATCCAACCAAGTACTAATTAATGGCAAAACAAATTAA